The genomic interval TTGTGGTCTCCTTTGGCGTTGTCGTAGTGGTTGTGGGGTTGGTGGGCGTTGTCGTGGTTGTTTCTTTGGGAGTCGTGTTCGTTCCTGTTGAGTTTCCCTGGTCAATACACCCTGAAATGAACGCGCCGAGCATCACGACGCTTAAAAGCAGGGCAAAGCCTGCAAGTTTTTTCGTTTTCATCGTTAAAACCTTCTTTCAGTCACGAAGCGGCAAAAAATCAAGAAGAAACATCAAGTGACCTATAGAGATAGTTAGTCGAAGGGGTTATTAACACTATCGGTTGCATATCAAAACGAGTTAAGCATTTTAGCTTTCGTTTCTCAGCGCCACTAGGAGCGTGAAAGCCATTACCAGCGCTATCTCGTAGGTCTCTCCGAGGGCCACTGAGGGCCACTCGATGAAAGTTCCAAACAGGGCAAGCAGAAAGATTAGAATGGATCCGTATCGGATTTCCCTCCTCTCGCTTCCAGCACCGTAGACCAGTGCCCCGAGGAAGAACTGGACGAAGAAGTAGGTCGAGACGAAAACGTGGGGCCTCGTTCCCCCGTGGAAAATCCCGATGAGGGCCAGAAATATCGCCGAGATGCTGGCGTAGGCCCCGCCAACCGTCTGAAGCTTATTTTTAGCAGTCAGGATCAGATAGAGGGCAAAGGTGAAGACGAAGAAAGACGTAACTATCAGTCCATAGTTGTATATCCACGGTGCAGTTGCCTTCGACGGGTCGCCGAGGTCGCTGAGAGCATTACTGAAGAAGGAGAACCACCCGTTTCTGCTTATACTCCACGCGACGAAGAGCCAGTAGACTATCCCTGCGGTTATCCCTGCGCACTTCAGCCACGTTAGGGGTATTCTCTCACCCTGTTTTTCCAAAATAGCCGTCATCGAACTTCGCCTTGAGGTGGCTGTAGTCGCAGAAGGGCTTGTTCTTTGAGTTGCCACACCTGCACAGGGTCATGCGGTTCCGGGCCTCGTAGGTGTAGCCGTCCGCAGACACTACCGGCACCCCTCCGCGCACCCATATGGGGCCACTCACCTTGTATTGGGGATCCTCTATCAGGCGGAGGGATGGCTTTAACTCTGGCTCGAGCGGCTTTCCCTCCTTGTCCTGCACCACAAGCCGCCCGGAGGGGCACTTTTGAGCCTCATCAATCGCTATCCTCATCTTCTCCGGGTCGTCCGACTCTTCCACGAGCTTCCACGTGCCTCCGGCCCTGTAGCAGAAGCGGGCTGCCGCACAGAGCTCCTTCGCGTCGGTCAGGTCGATTCCGGGCCCCTCGTACCTCCTCGCCATCTCAATGTAGCCAACCCTACGGGCCGTCTCCGTCCCATCAAAGCCTACCCTCGCGTGGGTGCCATCACAGAAGGGCTTGTTCCCGGAATGCCCGCAGCGGCAGAGGGCGTAGACGCTCCCCACCTCGAACTCGTCCTCCTCGCGCCACTCGATGGGGTTACCGTCATCGCCGATGATTATGACTGCCCTCGCGAGCGGGAGCCCATAGACCATGTACGGGCCGTCTTTAGAAACAACGATCTTCTTTTCCAACTCTAGACCTCCACGGAGAGTATGTTCTCATCGTATTTATGTCTTCCGCGCTTTTGGCCATTTCTGGCCAGAAATGTTTATAGGGCCTCAGGAAGAGTTAGAATCAGTGAAAAATATGATTTTGAAGCTTTCCATCATTGGAGTGGGTATTTCACTGGGCCTGTTCCTCAGGGGGACGACCCTACCCGCCGTAGGCATCCTCCTGGCGAGCCTCCTCGGCCTCTACTTTG from Palaeococcus ferrophilus DSM 13482 carries:
- a CDS encoding DUF998 domain-containing protein, whose translation is MTAILEKQGERIPLTWLKCAGITAGIVYWLFVAWSISRNGWFSFFSNALSDLGDPSKATAPWIYNYGLIVTSFFVFTFALYLILTAKNKLQTVGGAYASISAIFLALIGIFHGGTRPHVFVSTYFFVQFFLGALVYGAGSERREIRYGSILIFLLALFGTFIEWPSVALGETYEIALVMAFTLLVALRNES
- a CDS encoding CDGSH iron-sulfur domain-containing protein yields the protein MEKKIVVSKDGPYMVYGLPLARAVIIIGDDGNPIEWREEDEFEVGSVYALCRCGHSGNKPFCDGTHARVGFDGTETARRVGYIEMARRYEGPGIDLTDAKELCAAARFCYRAGGTWKLVEESDDPEKMRIAIDEAQKCPSGRLVVQDKEGKPLEPELKPSLRLIEDPQYKVSGPIWVRGGVPVVSADGYTYEARNRMTLCRCGNSKNKPFCDYSHLKAKFDDGYFGKTG